Proteins found in one Amycolatopsis aidingensis genomic segment:
- a CDS encoding TetR/AcrR family transcriptional regulator, producing the protein MTGTPAAADHTDGSVRGRVLRAATTLFAQKGFENTSVREIVDTAGVTKGGLYHYFGSKDDLLHEIYTTMLRMQTRRMETIAASDLPLPHRLHAIVVDVVATSVSHLDEAVVFFQSMHLLEPAKLAKVRAERRHYHEQVRALVEQGQRAGTFRADVPADLVVSHTFGAVHRLGLWYRKDGPLTGEQVGHHYANLMIAGLLGDFAL; encoded by the coding sequence ATGACCGGCACGCCTGCCGCAGCGGACCACACTGACGGCTCGGTGCGTGGCCGCGTGCTGCGCGCGGCGACCACGCTCTTCGCGCAGAAGGGCTTCGAGAACACCAGTGTCCGCGAGATCGTGGACACCGCGGGCGTCACCAAGGGCGGGCTGTACCACTACTTCGGATCCAAGGACGACCTGCTCCACGAGATCTACACGACGATGCTGCGGATGCAGACCAGGCGGATGGAGACCATCGCCGCCTCGGACCTGCCGCTGCCGCACCGCCTGCACGCGATCGTGGTGGACGTGGTGGCCACCAGCGTCAGCCACCTCGACGAGGCGGTGGTCTTCTTCCAGTCGATGCACCTGCTCGAACCGGCCAAGCTCGCCAAGGTCCGCGCGGAGCGCAGGCACTACCACGAACAGGTCCGCGCGCTGGTCGAGCAGGGCCAGCGGGCCGGGACCTTCCGCGCCGACGTACCGGCGGACCTGGTGGTGAGCCACACCTTCGGGGCCGTACACCGGCTCGGGCTCTGGTACCGCAAGGACGGGCCGCTCACCGGCGAGCAGGTGGGGCACCACTACGCCAATCTGATGATTGCCGGGCTGCTGGGCGATTTCGCGCTCTGA
- a CDS encoding HNH endonuclease family protein produces MRVLRWIAVAGCLACLLSSCDAVTAVGDDPRPGPTPDAEPAQARERLAELVVAPRGPISGYDRDRFPHWSPVSGNCNTRETVLRRDGEDVRAGADCSPTSGSWTSPYDGATWTDPSDVDIDHMVPLAQGWVSGARSWTDERREQFANDLERPQLKAVTDNVNQSKSDQAPDEWKPPLESRWCGYAADWIVVKHHYRLTVTTAERDALAGMLDRC; encoded by the coding sequence GTGCGAGTCTTGCGCTGGATCGCCGTGGCCGGGTGCCTGGCCTGCCTGCTGAGTTCCTGCGACGCGGTCACCGCCGTCGGCGACGACCCGCGGCCCGGACCGACCCCCGATGCGGAGCCCGCGCAGGCGCGGGAACGGCTGGCGGAACTGGTCGTCGCGCCCCGCGGCCCGATCAGCGGCTACGACCGCGACCGGTTCCCGCACTGGAGCCCGGTCTCGGGCAACTGCAACACCCGGGAGACCGTGCTGCGGCGCGACGGCGAGGACGTGCGGGCCGGGGCGGACTGCTCCCCGACCTCCGGCAGCTGGACCAGCCCCTATGACGGCGCCACCTGGACCGATCCGTCCGATGTGGACATCGACCATATGGTTCCGCTGGCGCAGGGCTGGGTCAGCGGTGCCCGGTCGTGGACCGACGAGCGCAGGGAGCAGTTCGCCAACGACCTGGAGCGCCCCCAGCTGAAGGCCGTCACCGACAACGTCAACCAGTCGAAGTCCGACCAGGCTCCGGACGAATGGAAGCCGCCGCTGGAGTCACGGTGGTGCGGCTACGCCGCTGACTGGATCGTGGTGAAGCACCACTACCGGCTCACCGTCACCACCGCGGAGCGCGACGCCCTCGCCGGGATGCTGGACCGCTGCTGA
- a CDS encoding CobW family GTP-binding protein yields the protein MAQARIPVVIVAGFLGSGKTTMLNHLLRNSAGARIGVVVNDFGSINIDAMTVAGQVDSMVSLGNGCLCCAVDASGLDAMLGKLADPAAGIDVIVIEASGLAEPRDLIRMVLASECERIEYGGLLEVVDAAEFIRTRELHPELDQHLALADLVVLNKTDRVDEHTRADLLAILESIVGGTPLLPTVHGRVDPELLFDRPHRPHRTDVPRQLSLTDLLLDEHEDCGHEHHLHAGYESIEFTSAEPLHPRRLMRFLDDRPGGLYRMKGVVYFGIPGHQDKFELHTVGNFLRFHSSSWSRREERTTRLVLIGAGIDAEALRTRLRECVQAEPEAPAAGDMLPVLRYAG from the coding sequence GTGGCACAGGCGCGGATCCCGGTTGTGATCGTCGCGGGCTTTCTCGGGTCGGGCAAGACCACCATGCTCAACCACCTGCTGCGCAACAGCGCGGGCGCCCGGATCGGCGTGGTCGTCAACGACTTCGGCAGCATCAACATCGACGCCATGACGGTGGCCGGGCAGGTGGACTCCATGGTCTCGCTCGGCAACGGCTGCCTGTGCTGCGCGGTCGACGCCAGCGGGCTGGACGCCATGCTGGGCAAGCTCGCCGACCCGGCAGCCGGGATCGACGTCATCGTGATCGAGGCGAGCGGGCTGGCCGAGCCCCGCGATCTCATCCGCATGGTGCTGGCCAGCGAGTGCGAGCGGATCGAGTACGGCGGCCTGCTCGAGGTGGTGGACGCGGCCGAGTTCATCCGTACCCGCGAGCTGCACCCGGAACTGGACCAGCACCTGGCCCTGGCCGACCTGGTGGTGCTGAACAAAACCGACCGCGTGGACGAGCACACGCGAGCCGACCTGCTGGCGATCCTGGAGAGCATCGTGGGCGGCACCCCGCTGCTGCCCACCGTGCATGGCCGGGTCGACCCGGAACTGCTGTTCGACCGGCCACACCGCCCGCACCGGACCGATGTCCCACGGCAGCTGTCCCTGACCGATCTGCTCCTGGATGAGCACGAGGACTGTGGCCACGAGCACCACCTGCACGCTGGTTACGAGAGCATCGAGTTCACCTCGGCGGAACCGCTGCACCCGCGCAGGCTGATGCGTTTCCTTGACGACCGGCCCGGCGGCCTCTACCGGATGAAAGGGGTGGTGTACTTCGGTATCCCCGGCCACCAGGACAAGTTCGAGTTGCACACGGTGGGCAACTTCCTGCGGTTCCACTCCTCGAGCTGGTCGCGGCGCGAGGAGCGCACCACCCGGCTGGTGCTGATCGGCGCCGGGATCGACGCCGAGGCACTGCGCACCCGGCTGCGCGAGTGCGTGCAAGCCGAGCCGGAGGCACCGGCCGCGGGCGACATGCTGCCGGTGCTGCGGTACGCCGGATGA
- a CDS encoding MarR family winged helix-turn-helix transcriptional regulator, with protein MTDVTDSGDDLANEVVQLLVAMSGRLSRHFAACAAEFGLSAGEGKVLLALEPGEPRPMRVIARKLGYDASNLTAVVDRLEDRGVLRRCPDPADRRVKALVATDSGLLLTRRLAERLRAGQGPVHALTVPQLRQLRGLLRRAMAGET; from the coding sequence GTGACCGACGTGACCGATTCCGGGGACGATCTCGCCAACGAGGTGGTCCAGCTGCTCGTGGCGATGAGTGGGCGGTTGAGCAGGCATTTCGCCGCCTGCGCCGCCGAGTTCGGGCTGTCGGCGGGGGAGGGCAAGGTGCTGCTCGCTCTGGAGCCCGGCGAGCCACGGCCGATGCGCGTGATCGCCAGGAAACTCGGCTACGACGCTTCCAACCTGACCGCGGTAGTGGACAGGCTCGAGGATCGCGGTGTGCTACGCCGTTGTCCCGATCCGGCCGACCGCAGGGTGAAGGCGCTCGTCGCGACCGATAGCGGGCTCCTACTCACCCGGCGGCTGGCCGAGCGGTTGCGCGCGGGTCAGGGCCCGGTGCACGCGCTGACCGTGCCGCAGCTGCGGCAGCTGCGCGGGCTGCTGCGCCGGGCGATGGCCGGGGAAACGTAG
- a CDS encoding nuclear transport factor 2 family protein, producing the protein MTGKAGPRQLLDRMLPLLRNKELDRLADLYAEDGVHELPYAPPGVPRRIEGRERVREYFGSLSRVPLHFHEFRPVAVHDTADPEVIVAEYDADGVVTTSGHEFTVRYLWVLRATGGRILCWRDYWNPQEILDLQGTTSD; encoded by the coding sequence ATGACAGGGAAGGCCGGACCACGTCAGTTGCTCGACCGCATGCTGCCGTTGCTGCGAAACAAGGAACTCGACCGCCTCGCCGACCTGTACGCCGAGGACGGCGTGCACGAACTACCCTATGCCCCGCCTGGCGTACCGCGCCGAATCGAGGGAAGGGAACGGGTCCGGGAGTACTTCGGCTCGCTGTCCAGGGTTCCCCTGCACTTCCACGAGTTCCGCCCGGTCGCGGTGCACGACACAGCCGACCCCGAGGTCATCGTCGCCGAGTACGACGCGGACGGGGTGGTCACCACCTCCGGCCACGAGTTCACGGTGCGTTACCTCTGGGTGCTGCGCGCCACAGGCGGGCGGATCCTGTGTTGGCGGGACTATTGGAACCCGCAGGAGATCCTCGACCTGCAGGGCACCACCAGCGATTGA
- a CDS encoding MBL fold metallo-hydrolase, which translates to MTDSTNPPGTSTLTPIRTDLWQTQTFAPFPGLSTHAYLWTAPSGGNILFYSPGRSDDFDAIDELGGAAHQYLSHRDEAGPALARIRERFGARLHASAAERDDVREFAEPDVLFTERHVDGNGVEVIPTPGHSPGSTCFLVTGADGLTYLFTGDTVFRDAEGVWTAGFIPEVSDLDALRASLESLSALEPDLIVSSARVGHRSAHLLGATSWASCVDQAIGTLPAAG; encoded by the coding sequence ATGACCGACTCCACGAACCCACCAGGGACATCCACACTGACGCCGATCCGAACCGACCTGTGGCAGACACAGACCTTCGCACCGTTCCCCGGGCTCAGCACACACGCCTATCTCTGGACCGCGCCGTCCGGCGGCAACATCCTCTTCTACTCCCCCGGTAGAAGCGACGACTTCGACGCGATCGACGAGCTCGGAGGTGCGGCCCACCAGTACCTCAGTCACCGCGACGAAGCGGGGCCGGCCTTGGCGCGGATCCGCGAACGGTTCGGCGCCCGGCTGCACGCCTCCGCGGCGGAGCGGGACGACGTCCGCGAGTTCGCCGAGCCCGACGTGCTGTTCACCGAGCGCCACGTCGACGGCAACGGGGTCGAGGTGATCCCGACCCCTGGACATTCGCCGGGCAGCACATGCTTTCTGGTCACCGGGGCCGATGGACTGACCTACCTGTTCACGGGTGACACGGTCTTCCGCGACGCGGAGGGAGTCTGGACCGCGGGATTCATCCCCGAGGTCAGCGACCTCGATGCGCTGAGGGCGAGCCTCGAGTCGCTCTCAGCGCTCGAACCCGATCTGATCGTCTCCAGCGCCCGCGTCGGCCACCGCAGCGCACACCTGCTCGGCGCTACCTCCTGGGCGTCCTGCGTCGACCAGGCGATCGGCACCCTGCCGGCTGCGGGCTGA
- the cmtR gene encoding Cd(II)/Pb(II)-sensing metalloregulatory transcriptional regulator CmtR — protein MLTCEAREAALARLGRALADPTRCRILVALLDGVAYPGRLADHLGLTRSNVSNHLSCLRGCGLVVATYEGRQVRYELADPHLARALGELVQVVLAVEPSEECAEEQPAGVAVTTGAAADRV, from the coding sequence ATGCTGACCTGCGAGGCGCGGGAGGCCGCGCTGGCCCGGCTGGGGCGGGCGCTGGCGGACCCGACCCGGTGCCGGATCCTGGTGGCGTTGCTGGACGGCGTGGCCTACCCCGGCCGCCTCGCCGACCATCTCGGGCTGACCCGCTCCAACGTGTCGAATCACCTGTCCTGCCTGCGCGGGTGCGGGCTGGTGGTGGCGACCTACGAGGGGCGGCAGGTGCGCTACGAGCTTGCCGATCCGCACCTGGCCCGTGCACTGGGGGAACTGGTGCAGGTGGTGCTCGCGGTCGAGCCCAGCGAGGAGTGCGCCGAGGAGCAGCCGGCCGGGGTCGCGGTCACCACCGGCGCGGCCGCCGACCGGGTCTGA
- a CDS encoding ABC transporter permease, with the protein MRSRRGLGLPWRKAPRAALSSPLTMITIAATALLSCFLAMAAVLHTAAAGGAATGYQSDTVCPDLYGPMFTTLPVSLDTADAMIDIVRRQAAEHGFSTPRVSMHSRLADTSLRGESFRTRISYAEQGLDHLELVRGDRSPGLWMGARLASARDFGLGIRGNGATLPAVTGIYTDLERPAPRWWCSQQHLAVHNRIADHIPSGFVFFATDRETFAEALRSHPDLAPPRIERLSLTFDDPAPATPAEATARLDRSRELIAAVSAQVRAQGLPELAGELPFDQSVRIAQEAQGNVAFSILPLAGLSVLVGCGGIGTVGLQWYQRRHGQLRLLASRGSSPGALGGLAVAELGLPLLAGGLTGMALARLLLPVYGPPGEILAADLWRGALVAAGVLVLALALLAVLVALRAHREFQLGRLGSRRRFARIAMLVPWELLTAALALLGWLRLRDHGGFGTLSDPLPQVDPLALTYPVFVVLTVGLLAARLVWLLLHASRRTRLWSRPALQLAIRRLAGAKAPVTGVLVIGVLAIGTLAAGTGIAGGQRQALDTKTAMLVGGTSQLGIGSSVGLGEVPLPAQLRDQSTVVGRLTGAGNIVLVVDPATFTRGAATEAVPGGRVPRLLDRLGAPGPQGIPAIRVGHTAAQSVALPGLPDAHPVADLPAFPLIGGEHGYVISRAALSAEQLELIPDWRVVSAAPVREVSAALGAAGLTLHNPLDRTTALDALPFYVVEWAFSYVSVLGVVLGVVAVLGLLVAVEVRRRQNALAGALLLRMGLRPRALFGSHLLEHGALAGLAIATGVTCGIIVAGFAVPRFDPARWLAPRSELPDLSPFVLTVLVIGALVVALAGWIAVRSVRTARTAELLRA; encoded by the coding sequence ATGCGTTCTCGGAGGGGTCTGGGGTTGCCGTGGCGGAAGGCTCCCCGGGCCGCGCTGTCCAGCCCGCTCACCATGATCACCATCGCGGCCACCGCGCTGCTGTCCTGCTTCCTCGCCATGGCCGCCGTGCTGCACACCGCGGCCGCGGGCGGCGCGGCGACCGGCTACCAGTCCGACACGGTCTGCCCGGACCTCTACGGCCCGATGTTCACCACCCTGCCGGTCTCACTGGACACCGCCGACGCGATGATCGACATCGTGCGCCGCCAGGCCGCGGAACACGGCTTCAGCACGCCACGGGTGTCCATGCACAGCAGGCTCGCCGACACCTCGCTGCGGGGCGAGTCCTTCCGCACCCGGATCAGCTACGCCGAGCAGGGACTGGACCACCTCGAGCTGGTGCGCGGTGATCGCTCGCCGGGACTGTGGATGGGCGCCCGGCTGGCCTCGGCTCGCGACTTCGGCCTCGGCATCCGCGGCAACGGAGCGACCCTGCCCGCGGTCACCGGCATCTACACCGACCTCGAGCGGCCCGCGCCGCGCTGGTGGTGCTCGCAGCAGCATCTGGCGGTGCACAACCGGATCGCCGACCACATTCCCAGCGGGTTCGTCTTCTTCGCCACCGACCGGGAGACCTTCGCCGAGGCGCTGCGGTCCCATCCCGACCTTGCCCCGCCCCGGATCGAGCGCTTGTCGCTCACCTTCGACGATCCGGCCCCGGCCACTCCCGCCGAGGCCACCGCGCGGCTGGACCGGTCCCGCGAGCTGATCGCGGCGGTCAGCGCACAAGTGCGCGCACAGGGGCTACCGGAGCTGGCCGGCGAGCTGCCGTTCGACCAGTCCGTGCGGATCGCGCAGGAGGCGCAGGGCAACGTGGCCTTCTCCATTCTGCCGCTGGCCGGGCTGAGTGTGCTGGTCGGCTGCGGCGGCATCGGCACCGTCGGGTTGCAGTGGTATCAGCGACGGCACGGCCAACTGCGGCTGCTCGCCTCCCGGGGCTCCAGCCCGGGAGCACTCGGTGGCCTCGCGGTGGCCGAACTCGGCCTGCCCCTGCTCGCGGGCGGGCTGACCGGGATGGCGCTGGCCCGGCTGCTGCTCCCGGTCTACGGGCCGCCGGGTGAGATCCTCGCCGCGGACCTGTGGCGGGGCGCGCTGGTGGCGGCAGGCGTGCTGGTCCTCGCGCTGGCCCTGCTGGCCGTATTGGTCGCCCTGCGCGCGCATCGCGAGTTCCAGCTCGGCAGGCTGGGCTCGCGGCGCCGGTTCGCCAGGATCGCCATGCTGGTGCCCTGGGAACTGCTGACCGCCGCACTGGCGCTGCTGGGCTGGCTGCGGCTGCGCGACCACGGCGGGTTCGGCACCCTGTCCGATCCCCTGCCTCAGGTCGATCCGCTCGCCCTCACCTACCCGGTGTTCGTAGTACTCACTGTCGGCCTGCTCGCTGCGCGGCTGGTCTGGCTGCTGCTGCATGCCTCCCGCCGCACCCGGCTGTGGTCGCGCCCCGCGCTGCAACTGGCCATCCGCAGGCTCGCCGGAGCCAAGGCCCCGGTCACCGGCGTGCTGGTGATCGGCGTGCTCGCCATCGGCACCCTCGCGGCGGGCACCGGCATCGCGGGCGGCCAGCGGCAGGCACTGGACACCAAGACCGCCATGCTGGTCGGCGGAACCTCCCAGCTGGGGATCGGCAGCTCGGTCGGCCTCGGCGAGGTCCCGCTGCCCGCGCAACTGCGGGACCAGAGCACCGTGGTCGGCAGGCTCACCGGCGCCGGCAACATCGTGCTGGTGGTGGACCCCGCCACCTTCACCCGCGGGGCAGCCACCGAGGCGGTGCCCGGCGGACGGGTACCCCGACTGCTGGACCGGCTCGGCGCCCCGGGACCGCAGGGCATCCCCGCGATCCGGGTCGGGCACACCGCGGCCCAGTCGGTGGCCCTGCCGGGCCTGCCCGACGCGCACCCCGTCGCCGACCTCCCAGCCTTCCCGCTCATCGGCGGCGAACACGGCTACGTCATCTCGCGCGCGGCGCTGTCGGCGGAGCAGCTGGAGCTGATCCCGGACTGGCGGGTGGTGTCGGCGGCCCCGGTGCGCGAGGTGTCGGCAGCGCTCGGCGCGGCGGGCCTCACCCTGCACAACCCGCTGGACCGAACCACAGCGCTCGACGCGCTGCCGTTCTACGTGGTGGAGTGGGCGTTCTCCTACGTCAGCGTGCTGGGCGTGGTACTCGGGGTGGTGGCCGTGCTCGGGCTGCTGGTCGCGGTGGAGGTGCGCAGGCGGCAGAACGCGCTGGCCGGTGCGCTGCTACTGCGCATGGGGCTGCGGCCACGGGCACTCTTCGGCAGCCACCTGCTGGAGCACGGCGCGCTGGCCGGGCTGGCCATCGCCACCGGCGTCACCTGCGGGATCATCGTGGCCGGGTTCGCCGTACCCCGGTTCGACCCGGCGCGCTGGCTGGCGCCCCGTTCCGAACTGCCGGACCTCTCCCCGTTCGTGCTGACCGTCCTCGTCATCGGCGCGCTGGTGGTGGCGCTGGCAGGCTGGATCGCGGTGCGCTCGGTGCGCACCGCCAGGACCGCGGAGCTGCTGCGTGCATAA
- a CDS encoding ABC transporter ATP-binding protein: protein MHNEEPAATERTVFALRDLGVDYRPPTGTVTALDAVTLDVPDRGITVLAGPSGSGKSTLLRVLGLFERPARGTVTFGGTDTGQLGHRARRALRRDRLSQVFQNPLDNLLDHLTVANNLRAAAQSVRTRCDPARILAQLGLAGTADWRITALSGGQQQRLAFGCALARGSSVILADEPTSQLDDGSADLVLETLRLLAEREHAVVVAAHDDRLIRLGDRVARLRGGKLQGVEDRA from the coding sequence GTGCATAACGAAGAACCGGCGGCGACGGAGCGCACGGTATTCGCGCTGCGCGACCTCGGCGTGGACTACCGCCCACCGACCGGGACGGTCACCGCGCTGGACGCGGTCACCCTGGACGTGCCGGACCGCGGGATCACTGTGCTGGCCGGCCCCTCGGGCTCCGGCAAGTCCACGCTGCTACGGGTGCTGGGCCTGTTCGAACGTCCGGCGCGGGGCACGGTGACCTTCGGCGGCACCGACACCGGACAGCTCGGGCACCGGGCACGAAGGGCGCTCCGGCGGGACCGGCTCAGCCAGGTGTTCCAGAACCCGCTCGACAACCTGCTGGACCACCTCACCGTAGCGAACAACCTGCGGGCGGCCGCCCAATCCGTGCGCACCCGGTGCGATCCGGCGCGGATCCTGGCGCAGCTGGGGCTGGCTGGCACCGCGGACTGGCGGATCACCGCACTGTCCGGCGGGCAGCAGCAACGACTCGCCTTCGGCTGCGCCCTGGCCAGGGGTTCCTCGGTGATCCTCGCCGACGAACCGACCTCGCAGCTGGACGACGGCTCGGCCGACCTGGTGCTGGAGACCCTGCGGCTGCTGGCCGAACGCGAGCATGCCGTGGTGGTGGCCGCCCACGACGACCGGCTGATCCGGCTCGGTGACCGGGTCGCCCGGCTGCGCGGCGGGAAGCTGCAGGGGGTGGAGGATCGTGCCTGA
- a CDS encoding ABC transporter ATP-binding protein — MPDRTERSDPGRPALHAVGLRRRFAQPGGEVEILRGLELRVTGGELVTVTGRSGSGKSALLALLGGFDAPDAGTVSLDGVPIAGAPSWHTCAVLPQALGLAGELTVAENVALPLRLRPDGERDPAAIAARVSALLAELGVGALADRHPAEVSFGQQQRVALARAISGRPRVLLIDEPTAHLDSGSVPAVLRSLRGCADEGCAVIVATHDEQVHGIADRRVRLLDGLLADM, encoded by the coding sequence GTGCCTGACCGGACCGAGCGTTCCGACCCAGGGCGTCCGGCGCTGCATGCCGTCGGCCTGCGCCGCCGGTTCGCCCAGCCCGGCGGCGAGGTGGAGATCCTGCGCGGCCTGGAACTGCGGGTCACCGGTGGTGAACTGGTGACCGTGACCGGCCGCTCGGGCTCCGGCAAGAGCGCGCTGCTGGCCCTGCTGGGCGGGTTCGACGCCCCGGACGCGGGCACCGTCTCGCTGGACGGCGTGCCGATTGCAGGTGCCCCGTCCTGGCACACCTGCGCGGTACTCCCGCAGGCGCTCGGGCTGGCCGGGGAACTGACCGTGGCCGAGAACGTCGCGCTGCCGCTGCGGCTGCGCCCGGACGGCGAGCGGGACCCGGCCGCGATCGCCGCCAGGGTGTCAGCACTACTGGCGGAACTCGGGGTGGGTGCGCTCGCCGACCGGCACCCCGCCGAGGTCTCCTTCGGACAGCAGCAACGGGTCGCGCTGGCCAGGGCGATCAGCGGCAGGCCACGGGTGCTGCTGATCGACGAGCCGACCGCGCATCTGGACTCCGGCAGTGTGCCCGCCGTGCTGCGCAGCCTGCGCGGCTGCGCCGACGAGGGCTGCGCGGTGATCGTGGCCACCCACGACGAACAGGTGCATGGCATCGCCGACCGCAGGGTGCGCCTGCTGGACGGATTGCTCGCCGATATGTGA
- a CDS encoding GDSL-type esterase/lipase family protein, which translates to MRRYRWWFGGLALLAVATLVAVFVFAGKEPGPVDRPGPPGSGPLTIVSMGDSTLSGEGAGDYLPATNGQDGNWCHRSRNAMVHQTDLPGVTATVNLACSGAPSAQVALGDVTQWTEPSQARQLATLIKNHRVVAVAVALGANDDPHFSRLVSECFHAWFRDNAAPCSEQIKGDWQQRIDAMVPKVVGALRDIKKVLHTAGYRRTDYDLVLQSYAAPVGPDIPEDLRSLNGCPFKKTDLEWISGPGVGKLNEGLREAARQAGTRFLDLSQAGTGHEACSGGADPSTEWFSRLTVQWDDLTKLDRVTHAIQESFHPNAAGHAQFARCLTEFLGTDTRTAACRIGEDGNLHAATVPDPNR; encoded by the coding sequence ATGCGACGGTATCGGTGGTGGTTCGGCGGTCTCGCGTTGCTCGCGGTGGCGACCCTGGTGGCGGTGTTCGTGTTCGCGGGCAAGGAACCGGGGCCGGTGGACCGCCCCGGACCGCCGGGATCCGGACCGCTGACCATCGTCAGCATGGGCGACAGCACTCTCTCCGGGGAGGGTGCGGGCGACTACCTGCCCGCCACCAACGGGCAGGACGGAAACTGGTGCCACCGCTCGCGGAACGCGATGGTGCACCAGACAGACCTGCCCGGAGTCACCGCCACCGTCAACCTCGCCTGCTCAGGTGCCCCCTCGGCGCAGGTCGCGCTCGGCGACGTGACGCAGTGGACCGAGCCCTCGCAGGCCAGGCAACTGGCCACACTGATCAAGAATCACCGGGTGGTCGCGGTGGCGGTCGCGCTGGGAGCCAACGACGATCCGCATTTCTCCCGCCTGGTTTCGGAGTGCTTCCACGCCTGGTTCCGCGACAACGCGGCGCCGTGCAGCGAGCAGATCAAGGGCGACTGGCAGCAACGGATCGACGCGATGGTGCCCAAGGTCGTCGGCGCCCTGCGGGACATCAAGAAGGTGCTGCACACGGCGGGCTACCGCAGGACCGACTACGACCTGGTGCTGCAGTCCTACGCGGCACCGGTCGGCCCGGACATCCCCGAGGATCTGCGGTCGCTGAACGGCTGCCCGTTCAAGAAGACCGACCTGGAGTGGATCAGCGGCCCGGGCGTCGGGAAGCTGAACGAGGGGCTGCGCGAGGCCGCGCGGCAGGCCGGCACCCGGTTCCTGGATCTTTCCCAGGCCGGAACCGGGCATGAGGCGTGCAGCGGCGGCGCCGACCCGAGCACCGAGTGGTTCAGCAGGCTGACCGTGCAGTGGGACGATCTGACCAAGCTGGACCGGGTCACCCACGCGATCCAGGAGTCCTTCCACCCCAACGCGGCCGGGCACGCGCAGTTCGCCCGGTGCCTGACCGAGTTCCTCGGTACCGATACGCGGACCGCGGCCTGCCGGATCGGCGAGGACGGCAACCTGCACGCCGCCACGGTGCCGGACCCCAACCGCTGA
- a CDS encoding SRPBCC family protein: MGPNWATMDTVDGKSVLRFERRIAHPPEKVFTALSDPAELAHWFPARVETEPRPGAPMRFVFPGEGTEEGEALTGQVLEFDPPKLFAFEWNGDVLRFELTPDGTGCLLVFTHTVSPDNGGWLAAARNAAGWDTCLAALVAALDGTGQPAAGDAASMLASIESYVERFGLGEGEVHETADGYLLRFERDLVWRPAEQVWSQLTAAAEEGAPEPAPGADPPLQATHGYQEEGRLTEVAAPHLLEYEWLHEGAPAGRVRFEIHTDPQLGTRLVLTQTVPAHLAGSLATVLAAWQTHLELFFAALFGEIRCPWPAERTRELETRYAARR, translated from the coding sequence GTGGGACCGAACTGGGCGACCATGGACACCGTGGACGGCAAGTCCGTGCTGCGTTTCGAGCGGCGGATCGCGCACCCGCCGGAGAAGGTGTTCACCGCTCTCTCCGACCCGGCCGAGCTGGCGCACTGGTTCCCCGCCAGGGTGGAGACCGAGCCGCGGCCCGGTGCGCCGATGCGGTTCGTCTTCCCCGGCGAGGGCACCGAGGAGGGCGAGGCGCTCACCGGGCAGGTCCTCGAGTTCGACCCGCCGAAGCTGTTCGCCTTCGAGTGGAACGGCGACGTGTTGCGCTTCGAGCTGACCCCGGACGGCACGGGCTGCCTGCTGGTCTTCACGCACACGGTCAGCCCGGACAACGGCGGCTGGCTGGCCGCGGCTCGCAACGCCGCGGGCTGGGACACCTGCCTGGCCGCGCTGGTCGCCGCGCTGGACGGGACCGGGCAGCCGGCCGCGGGCGACGCCGCGAGCATGCTGGCGAGCATCGAGTCCTACGTGGAACGGTTCGGGCTGGGCGAGGGTGAGGTGCACGAGACCGCGGACGGTTACCTGCTGCGGTTCGAGCGGGATCTGGTGTGGCGCCCGGCCGAGCAGGTGTGGTCCCAGCTGACCGCGGCGGCCGAGGAAGGCGCCCCGGAACCCGCGCCGGGCGCGGATCCGCCGCTGCAGGCGACCCACGGCTACCAGGAAGAGGGGCGGCTCACCGAGGTCGCGGCGCCGCACCTGCTGGAGTACGAGTGGCTGCACGAGGGAGCGCCGGCGGGCCGGGTCCGGTTCGAGATCCACACCGACCCGCAGCTGGGCACCCGGCTGGTGCTGACCCAGACGGTGCCCGCGCACCTGGCGGGATCGCTGGCCACCGTGCTGGCCGCCTGGCAGACCCATCTCGAACTGTTCTTCGCCGCCCTGTTCGGGGAGATCCGCTGCCCGTGGCCGGCCGAGCGCACCCGCGAGCTCGAGACCAGGTACGCGGCACGCCGGTGA